Proteins from a single region of Carassius gibelio isolate Cgi1373 ecotype wild population from Czech Republic chromosome B15, carGib1.2-hapl.c, whole genome shotgun sequence:
- the LOC127972913 gene encoding anoctamin-7-like — protein sequence MLNLLVILLLSRLYTYLAQILTRWEMHRTQTKYEDAFILKVFIFQFVNFYSSPVYIAFFKGRFVGYPGNYNTLLGIRNEDCGASGCLTELAQELLVIMVGKQVISNIQEFVLPKLKTWWHRRKLKPAPSQEVIDEPDSEPELSPWEANYQLLVCEGLFDEYLEMVLQFGFITIFVAACPLAPLFALINNWVELRLDAQKFVCEYRRPVVERAQDIGIWLTILKFISYLAVISNAFLISFTSDFLPRLYYRYTTGSMSGYVNFTLSVAPANFTQSNLTCRYRGLRDDKGQPTQDYYHLLAIRLSFVIIFEHVVLLIGRIIDWMVPDIPEEVEIKIKREHYMAKEALAENQSLSRTILEEMEQQISALRNRGRAQSPNNISSPSSPSPEHKDKPAG from the exons ATGCTAAATTTGCTGGTTATTCTGTTGTTGTCACGGCTCTACACTTACCTGGCCCAAATTCTTACACGATGGG AAATGCACCGCACCCAGACCAAATATGAGGACGCGTTCATCCTCAAGGTCTTCATCTTCCAGTTTGTCAACTTCTACTCATCTCCTGTTTACATTGCTTTTTTCAAGGGCAG GTTTGTTGGATATCCTGGAAACTATAATACACTCCTAGGAATCCGAAATGAAGAT TGTGGTGCCTCTGGATGTCTCACTGAACTAGCTCAAGAGCTGTTAGTCATCATGGTAGGCAAACAGGTCATCAGCAACATCCAGGAATTTGTCTTGCC TAAATTAAAGACATGGTGGCACAGGAGGAAGCTGAAGCCAGCTCCCAGTCAGGAAGTGAttgatgaaccagacagtgagcCAGAGCTCAGCCCATGGGAAGCAAACTATCAGCTGTTGGTGTGTGAGGGGCTGTTCGATGAGTATCTGGAAATGG TTCTGCAGTTTGGCTTCATCACCATCTTTGTAGCAGCCTGTCCCTTGGCTCCATTGTTTGCTTTGATAAATAACTGGGTGGAGCTGCGTCTCGATGCCCAGAAGTTTGTGTGTGAGTACCGCAGGCCTGTTGTGGAAAGAGCACAAGACATTGGGATCTGGCTGACCATCCTAAAGTTCATTTCCTACCTGGCTGTCATCAGTAAT GCTTTCCTGATTTCCTTCACGTCTGATTTCCTGCCACGGCTCTATTATCGCTACACTACAGGCAGCATGAGCGGATACGTCAACTTcaccctctcagtggcccctgcAAACTTCACCCAAAGCAACTTGACATGCAG atatcGAGGCCTCAGGGATGATAAAGGACAACCCACACAAGATTACTATCATCTGCTGGCCATTCGACTGAGTTTCGTCATTATATTTGAG catgttgtTCTCCTGATTGGGCGTATTATTGACTGGATGGTGCCAGATATTCCTGAGGAGGTGGAAATTAAGATCAAACGAGAGCATTACATGGCCAAAGAAGCACTGGCTGAGAATCAG TCACTGAGTAGAACCATTCTTGAAGAAATGGAGCAGCAGATCTCTGCGCTGCGAAACAGAGGAAGAGCACAGAGTCCTAACAACATCTCGTCTCCCTCCAGTCCATCTCCTGAACATAAAGACAAACCTGCAGGCTGA